Proteins from a genomic interval of Chitinophagales bacterium:
- a CDS encoding carboxypeptidase-like regulatory domain-containing protein, whose protein sequence is MIRRLLLLFFMPLLCASFAYAQTGEIQGKVTDAETGETIPFVNVSINISGNLVGTTTDFDGIYSLNSIRPGAYTITFSYVGFQTKQVDGVQVNVDKTTFLNAELGTSSEILDIIEVVEYKVPLLQSDQTSSGQTVTSEQIKSMPTRNVNSIAGTAAGVFQADENSGLNVKGAREEATDYYIDGIKVRGTSAIPATSIEQLTVVTGGVPARYGDATGGIINITTKGPSTTLAGGLEVITSEGLDPYGYRLGNFSLSGPILKANKGQDGERAILGFFMSGEYLYEKDDDPSAIGTWKVKDDVLQNIIDNPLSRSETVSGFQKSSDFVTFDDLEKIDAKNNVAKTEYSFAGKVDFQPVENFNFTLGGNFNYNSGGTGRRSVAFRDFMRRYELFDADHSPEIANTVYRVYGRFTQRFANREAVEGEDQKPSVLQNAFYSLQFDYTKALLKAQDPIFEDRLFEYGYAGQFNTYSAPNYAQTVKQLANGVSIQGWELQGFQDTLVTYTPSDINPVKSRHNEQYFLLAGDNKEQFYQTRDQILLNNGILNGPVSTSLSTTYNLWYAPGNPYGVYQTDDSDQYRLTFNGAFDLRKTGASDRNKHSIQFGFEYEQRVDRSWLITPNDLWTLADQLIAAPQRGLALDKSAESTYLIIDGERIPFSEYNGIDKIFNSNDTITYDIINTLTNDPNNYFDRTFRQRLGFGETEFIDPFNVTPDRYSLDMFSADELYRTGGNSGVVDYYGYDYLGNKSSDQPTFEDFWRATDPSTGIRTRPIDALRPIYMAGYIQDKFYLKDLLFNIGLRVDRFDANIQVPKDKFSPLYGVKRAAEVTQVGGQAVSHPSTIGEDFVVYGNADATDIVGYRNGDQWYDENGEALKDPRVLLQGGSSPIPFLIEGQAGIRDDDDYNPSLAFEDYEPQVTFMPRISFSFDISDEAIFFAHYDVLSQRPQDRFRATPDIWYFFEANALSGVLDNPNLKPERTIDYQIGFKQKLTNSSALTLSGFYRELKDMVQVQSVPFAYPNEYSTYANIDFGTVKGLEVAYDLRRSKNVQLTANYTLQFAEGTGSGDRSQANLIQFGQPNLRAIFPLSYDSRHMLNLNFDFRYGEGKNYNGPKIGNSDIFANAGLNLIVRGRSGTPYTQQANATPDAQFGVQTRPSIDGTVNGARLPWSFRMDARLEKDFKIVNGKKEGKSDISLNAYLLIQNVLDAKNIINVYDYTGSPLDDGYVSSPDGLQTLDSQVSTQAFLDQYYIKVQNPNNYSIPRRIRLGLIFGF, encoded by the coding sequence ATGATAAGACGATTATTACTCTTGTTTTTTATGCCCTTGCTATGTGCAAGTTTCGCTTATGCTCAAACTGGCGAAATCCAGGGCAAAGTTACGGACGCCGAAACAGGCGAAACGATTCCGTTTGTGAATGTATCTATAAATATCAGTGGCAACTTAGTGGGTACAACCACTGATTTTGATGGTATTTATTCGCTCAATTCCATCAGACCAGGTGCTTACACCATTACCTTTTCTTATGTGGGGTTTCAAACCAAACAGGTAGATGGTGTACAAGTGAATGTGGACAAAACAACATTTTTGAATGCAGAATTGGGAACTTCAAGTGAAATACTTGATATTATTGAAGTAGTAGAGTATAAAGTTCCTCTATTGCAGTCCGACCAAACTTCAAGTGGACAAACAGTTACTTCAGAACAGATTAAGTCTATGCCTACTCGAAATGTAAACTCCATTGCAGGTACTGCTGCAGGTGTATTTCAAGCAGATGAAAACAGTGGACTGAATGTAAAAGGTGCACGTGAAGAAGCTACTGACTACTACATCGATGGTATCAAAGTTCGTGGTACAAGTGCGATTCCCGCTACTTCTATTGAGCAGTTGACAGTTGTGACAGGAGGTGTTCCTGCAAGATATGGAGATGCTACAGGAGGGATTATCAACATCACTACCAAAGGCCCTTCTACTACGTTAGCAGGAGGATTAGAAGTAATCACATCTGAAGGATTAGACCCTTATGGTTATCGTTTGGGTAACTTTAGTTTGTCAGGTCCAATATTGAAAGCCAATAAAGGACAAGACGGAGAAAGAGCCATTCTTGGATTTTTCATGTCGGGTGAATACCTCTATGAGAAAGACGATGACCCTTCAGCTATCGGTACATGGAAGGTGAAAGACGATGTTTTGCAAAACATCATCGACAACCCTTTGAGTCGTTCAGAAACAGTCAGTGGTTTCCAAAAAAGTTCAGACTTTGTGACTTTTGATGATTTGGAAAAAATTGATGCCAAAAACAATGTAGCAAAAACGGAATACAGTTTTGCAGGTAAAGTAGATTTTCAACCTGTTGAAAACTTCAACTTTACACTCGGTGGTAACTTCAACTACAATAGTGGAGGTACTGGTCGTCGTTCTGTAGCCTTTAGAGATTTCATGCGACGTTATGAGTTATTCGATGCAGACCACTCTCCTGAAATCGCCAATACCGTTTATCGAGTGTATGGACGATTTACGCAGCGATTTGCCAATAGAGAAGCCGTAGAAGGAGAAGACCAAAAACCATCGGTACTTCAAAATGCGTTTTATTCGCTTCAATTTGACTATACCAAAGCATTACTCAAAGCACAAGACCCAATTTTTGAAGACAGACTCTTTGAATACGGTTATGCAGGACAGTTCAATACTTACAGTGCGCCCAACTATGCCCAAACGGTGAAACAGTTGGCGAATGGCGTATCTATTCAAGGATGGGAGTTGCAAGGTTTCCAAGATACCTTGGTGACTTATACACCTTCGGATATCAACCCTGTGAAGTCCAGACACAATGAGCAGTATTTTCTTTTGGCTGGCGACAACAAAGAACAGTTTTACCAAACTCGTGACCAAATATTATTGAACAATGGTATTTTAAACGGGCCTGTTTCGACTTCTCTTTCTACGACCTACAACCTTTGGTACGCTCCAGGCAATCCTTATGGTGTTTACCAAACAGATGATTCAGATCAATACCGATTGACTTTTAATGGTGCTTTTGACCTTAGAAAAACTGGAGCATCTGATAGAAACAAACATTCTATCCAATTTGGATTTGAATACGAACAGCGTGTTGACAGAAGTTGGTTGATTACACCCAATGATTTGTGGACACTCGCAGACCAGTTGATTGCTGCTCCTCAAAGGGGGTTGGCATTAGACAAGAGTGCTGAATCTACTTATTTGATTATTGATGGTGAGCGTATTCCCTTTAGTGAATACAATGGTATAGACAAAATATTTAACTCCAATGATACCATTACTTATGACATCATCAATACATTGACAAATGACCCCAACAATTATTTTGACCGAACTTTCCGTCAAAGATTGGGTTTTGGGGAAACAGAGTTCATAGATCCCTTCAATGTGACACCTGACCGCTATTCATTGGATATGTTTTCTGCGGATGAATTGTACCGAACAGGTGGGAATTCTGGTGTAGTAGATTATTATGGTTACGATTATTTGGGTAATAAATCTTCTGACCAACCTACTTTCGAAGATTTTTGGCGTGCAACCGATCCTTCAACAGGTATCAGAACACGACCTATTGATGCGCTTCGACCTATCTATATGGCAGGGTACATTCAAGACAAATTCTACCTGAAAGATTTGCTTTTCAATATTGGTTTACGTGTTGACCGTTTTGATGCAAACATTCAAGTTCCTAAAGATAAATTTTCGCCTTTGTATGGTGTGAAACGAGCTGCCGAAGTTACGCAAGTAGGTGGACAAGCTGTTTCACATCCTTCAACTATTGGAGAAGACTTTGTGGTATATGGCAATGCAGATGCTACGGATATAGTAGGATATAGAAATGGAGATCAATGGTATGACGAAAATGGTGAAGCTTTGAAAGACCCACGGGTATTGCTTCAAGGAGGTTCTTCTCCTATTCCGTTTTTGATTGAAGGACAAGCAGGCATTAGAGATGATGATGACTACAATCCTTCATTGGCTTTTGAAGATTATGAGCCACAAGTGACCTTTATGCCTCGTATTTCTTTCTCTTTTGATATTTCTGACGAAGCTATTTTCTTTGCCCACTACGATGTACTTTCTCAACGTCCACAAGACCGTTTCCGTGCTACTCCTGATATTTGGTACTTCTTTGAAGCCAATGCATTGAGTGGTGTATTGGACAACCCTAACTTGAAGCCAGAGAGAACGATTGACTATCAAATTGGTTTCAAACAAAAATTAACCAATTCTTCTGCTCTTACTTTATCTGGTTTTTATAGAGAGTTGAAAGACATGGTGCAAGTACAAAGTGTGCCATTCGCTTATCCAAATGAATATTCCACGTATGCGAATATAGATTTTGGTACGGTAAAAGGTCTGGAGGTTGCTTACGACCTGCGTAGAAGCAAAAACGTACAATTGACTGCAAACTATACTCTGCAATTTGCAGAAGGTACAGGTTCTGGAGATCGTTCACAAGCGAACTTAATTCAGTTTGGACAACCCAACCTACGTGCTATCTTCCCGTTGAGCTATGATTCTCGTCACATGCTCAATTTGAATTTTGACTTCCGTTATGGTGAAGGCAAAAACTACAATGGTCCTAAAATTGGCAACAGTGATATTTTCGCCAATGCAGGTTTGAATCTTATTGTGAGAGGTCGTTCGGGTACACCTTATACCCAACAGGCCAATGCAACACCAGATGCTCAGTTTGGTGTTCAGACTCGCCCTTCAATTGACGGAACTGTCAATGGTGCACGTTTGCCTTGGAGCTTTAGAATGGATGCTCGTTTAGAGAAAGATTTCAAAATCGTGAATGGCAAGAAAGAGGGTAAGTCTGATATTTCTTTGAATGCATATCTTTTAATACAAAATGTATTGGATGCTAAAAATATCATCAATGTGTATGATTATACAGGTAGTCCATTAGATGATGGTTATGTTTCCTCTCCAGATGGTTTACAAACCTTGGATTCTCAAGTAAGCACACAAGCATTCTTGGATCAATACTATATCAAAGTACAAAATCCAAACAATTACAGCATTCCTCGACGTATTCGTTTAGGGCTGATTTTCGGATTTTAG